The DNA segment TTGTTGATTACTGTGGTTGCAAGTAACCCTGAATCAGTCCAAACGGCACCACCATACTCTGCACTGTTACCTGTGAAAGTACAGTCTGTGATTGTCATTCTTCCATCACAGTGGTAAACTGCACCACCATACTCTGCAGTGTTACCTGTGAAAGTACAGTGATTTATGGTCATATCTCCATCGTTACCAATAGCTCCTCCGTAATCCCCGCTATTATTTTTGAAAGTACAAGAGTTTATCGTCATATTGGCGTTATAATTGTTGTATATTGCACCCCCAAACCCGTTTGTCGCGTTAAAGAATGTTAGGTTCTGGATTGTAACACCAATAGCATTGTTGTAGAATATCTGGTTTCCTGCTCCGTTTATTATGGTTCTGTTCTGGCTTTGACCTTGTATTGTAATTGGCTGGTTAATTGTAATTTGATTGTTTCCTGTTCCACTGTACGTTCCATCTGCAATGTTTACAGTATCACCTGCTACCGCGGTACTTACTCCTTTTTCTATTGTGAGAAAGGGATTTTCTGAGGTACCGTTTCCAGTAGTATCATTTCCAGTGGTATTCACATAAATATCAGCAGCACTAACTGCAGAAACAGAAAGCAAAACAGCAATTAAAGCAAGTGTAATCAGTGTTATTTGTTTTTGCATCTTTTCACCTCCTTCATGCTCGATCATCGTGCCACTCCTTTTAGAGAACCTTGCTTTTTTAATGGCACTTCAGATGAAAGCTGTTTTATGAAAATCTCCACTAAAAGTTACAGCAAAGGTTACTAATGAGTGATACACACTAATATGAAAAGTTGCAATTCATATTAATATTTAACTAAATAAATCATGATACAAACCTTTAAATATTAGACATATCCGCAAAAATTCATTGAAAAAGTGAACATTCCCCAATCTACTATTTTAATTCTTAGACACATTCCATGACAGAACCATTAACAAAAAAAATTCCAAAAAACTAGGATTTTATAATTTCATTACTATCTGGCCAAGATCCATTCTAAAAAATAAAATTATGCCAAAATAAAAAAAAATAGAACAGTTTAATCTTTCTTTTCAATATCACAACCTTATTATACAATCTATACAATTTGTTCTGTTACTCTAAAAGAAGAAATTCTTATTAAAACCCCCACTTTTAGGTCAGTAAGGAAGGAGTAATGTTCTGGTGTGTCATGTAATGTGCACGACAATTGTAGATCTTTTTAAAACTATAAATGGTCCTTTATCCACATTCATTTTTATGTTTGTGTTGCCTTCTCCACTGTAAACACCATTTTGATATGTGAACAGTTCCATTTTCAGCAACTGATCCCACTCCCTTAGCAATTGTAAGGTATGGAGCCTCTGCACTTCCATTGTTGGTGTCTGAACCATTGGTACTCACATAAACCTGTGAAGAAGTTGGCAATGGAGAATCACTGCCACTGGGCACTGAAATCAAAATAGCAAAGATGGCAAGTATAATGAACATAAATCGTGTTTTAGTAGGTTTTACTTGTTTTTGCATCTTTTCATGCTTGTTCTTAATATGATATTATTACATTATCATATTCAAATCAGAATAATACATTCACAATAATAAAACTTATGGTTTTCTCTTCAAAATACGGATGTTCAAAGCAAATAAAGACATTTAAGAAAATTTAACAACTTCCCAAGAAATAATACTTTGAAATTAAACACCTTTACATATAGCAACTAGAATATAAAAATAAAATTCCAGAATACCATGTAAAAACTGATTAACTAAATACAAAACACCACAAAAACATTAAAACTGTTCAATCACAACAAAAAGGACTATTCACAAAGATACAAATAGAAAAAAAGAGATAATTTGAATTTTGCTTCAGATCAGTGAAAAATAACTTTTGACAATCATGATGCGGCATTATAGTTTATGTCAGTGCGTGCAACATAAAAAAACTATTAAAAGCACCATAAATCAATTTAATCAACATATTCCTATTTATATTTTATATGAGAAAATATACGAACGAATTTAGTTGATAATACGTCGCATGTGAGATAAAAAGCAAAAAAAGATTAAAAAACTTTAAAAAATTCAAATAAACAACATTGAAGACGTTTTAAATTATAGGTGAATAAAAAAATGTTAGATATAGCTTTTAAAGATTTTAAGGCCAAAAAAGGCCGCACAGCCATGTGCATTATCGGTATTGTGGTGTGTGTTTTACTAATTGGTACCGTTAACCTGGTTTTGTATGAAATGGAATCCGGACTCAAGGGTGACCTTGGAACAGTCAACGGAAAATTATACTTCGAAAAAAATGGGACAAGCTACCCGCCATCTGGGAGCATAATCTCAGAGAGTCTTGGAAATGAACTATTAAACCGTAGCGAAGTTGATCAGTCTAAGAGTACAAAAGCTTTATTTGTACCAATTCAGGGAAGTGACAATGCTCAGTACACAATGATGGTAGGTATCACACCAGGTAAGGAACAGGCTTTCATACAAAATGCCAAAGTAACTGGTAAAAGTTCACTGGTGGGTGAAAGTGACAATGCCGTTATCATTGGATCAGAAACTGCCAAAAACTACAATGCAACAGTGGGAAGCACAATAACTGTTCAGGGAAACAAATACAAAGTCATTGGCATAATGAAAAAGGTGGGCAGTGGATGGCCCCTTACCATTGACAATTCCATTATCATGTCCCTTTCACATGCACAGTCAGTCATGGACATGTCTGGACTGGTATCCACAGTTATAATCTCACCCACAGGATCCATTGACAATGCAGAGACCAGCCTACAGGATGCATATCCCAATTACACCATCTACTCACAGAAAGACACCCAGAAAACAATTGATGACAATCTAAGCCAGATCAGGATATTCATGAACATGATCAGTACCTTCATATTCGTGGTTTCGGTGATCATCATCATGATCGTTATGATGATGTCAGTCAAGGAAAGGACCAAGGAAATAGGGACTATGAGGGCTATTGGAACCAGTAAAAAGAAGATTTTGGCACTGATAATTTATGAATCACTCATCTTGAGTTTGATCGGTGGTGTTATTGGAATCCTGCTCATGTCCCCTACATACAGCATGTTGGGTGTTTTGATGGGTGCGAAAAATGTCAATTTCCTCAGTTTCAACATACCCAGTGCAATAGTCACCCAAATACTGGCGATAGTCTTTGTCATTGGAACGTTCAGCGGACTCATACCAGCTTACATTGCCACCCGTATCAGTCCCATAGATGCTTTAAGATATGAATAAAGGAGGTGTGTTAAATATGAAAAGTTTAGTAAAGGGAGAAGGACTTTGGAAAACCTATAAGCTCGACAGCACCGAAGTCCACGCCCTTAAAGGATTGAATATAACCGTTGATGAGGGTGAATTTGTATCCATAATGGGACCATCCGGTTCAGGAAAATCAACACTCCTCAACATGATCGGGGGTCTGGACACCCCTACCAAGGGAGATCTTTACATAGGGGATAGAAAAAAATCCTCAATGAAGGATTCAGAACTTACAAAGATGCGAGCAGAGAATATAGGATATATATTCCAGACTTTTAACCTTTTACCTGCCCTGACTGTCCGGGGTAATGTGGAATTCCCCATGAGGAACCTATCCGGTGATAAAAAACTCAATAAACAGTCCAGAATTAAAAGGGCTGAAGAATGTGTAGAAATGGTTGGCCTGGGTCACAGGATGAATCAGCTTCCATCCAAGCTTTCTGGAGGGGAAAGGCAGAGGGTGGCTATTGCCCGTTCACTGGTTAACCATCCAAAATTCATTTTAGCAGATGAACCAACAGGAAACCTGGACAGCATAGCCACTGCTAACATAATTGAACTCCTCCATCAGGTTAACGACGAAGGAACCAACGTGATCATGGTTACCCATGACGTGGAAACCACTAAAGATACACGGGTGATGCGTATTAAGGATGGATTGATCGAAGATTAAATCCACCTTTAACCTTATTTTTTAGTATTCCCGGATATAATATTTTGACCAATAGCATCTCTGAAGCGCCTACCTAAAATCACAAATTAGCCTCATTTTTCATCCCCCTCCTTTTTCTACTGTAGAACTTAATTTTCCAGTGAAGGTTTTAACATATTTATTCATCAGACAAAGTGTTTCAATGATTATAACTGGCTTGGAGTTGGATCTTTTCATTTTTCTTCCATCCAATTGTTCTCACATATATTTAAAGCTCGATTTACAAAATAACATACAGGAGTGATAGTATGGATTTTGAAGATTGTATAAAATTTGCAAATGAAACACCTGTTTGCTACCTTGCAACTGCAGACAGAGACCAGCCCCGTGTAAGGGCACTTGGATTCTGGTTCGCAGATGAAACTGGATTCTACTTTCAGATAGGATCCATGAAAGATATGTACGGACAGCTGCAAGCAAATCCTAAAGTTGAAGCATGTTTCTGGCAGCCAGATGAACAGACAGGGACCATGATGAGGGTTGCAGGTGAAATAGAATTTGTGAATGACCCAGAACTTAAAAAGAAGGTTTTAGAAGACAGACCATTTTTAAAGGAGTTTGGGATGACATTCGATCATCCAGGACTGATAATTTTCAGAATTGCCAAAGGTGAAGCATACTTCTGGACCATGCAGACCAACTTCGAACCTAAAAAGATGATTGAGTTCTGAAATCACTGCAAATCCCAGTTTTGAATTAAAATAAAAGTTATTTTATAATTTATTTTAAAATTAATTCTTTTTTTATGAAATTAATAGGAATAGTACTACTAAATAAAAAAAATAAAAAAGTGAGAGATTTTATTTCCTTCTTGGCACTACAAATCCACTGATCACAGCTAAAATAGCCAGTACAAGATAGTTCAATGGTAAACCTGTGTTCTGCATTGCTACTGTGTTGCTTGTTGTGCTGCTTGCTGCATTGGCAGTTGGAACTTCAAGAATGTTGACACTACCTGAGAGTGTTTGAGCATCAACATTGGCTGTTATGAATGCCATTCCACTTACTGGGTCGCCTGCTGCGTTCCAAGCCCTTAAAACTGCGGTTGCAATACCATTAACAGTGTACTTGGTTATGGTTTGACTTCCAACCTGTCCAAGGCTTGTGGTGAATGTTACCGGAGTTCCATCTGGTACGTGGCCGTTTGCAGGGTCGTGGTAAGTCCCATTACTATCGTAGAGGAAGTTTGCTGTTAATGTGGTTGTTGTGCCCCCATTCATAAGGACCTTTGTTGGATTTAAATTCATAACAATCCACGGAGCATAGTAAGTTGACTCTAAATTAGTTTTATCCGCCCCTACAGTGTTAGGACCACTGTTACTACCCCACCAGTTGTACTTAGCGTCCAGAACCTGACTTGATGAAACAGGTGCTGCAGAGAGTAATTTAGGCATCATACTAGTGGTGTTGTTGTAGTATACTCCATATGGAGTGTTTCCATAGAACCTGTTGAAGTTGATCAATAGTTCGTTGGTAATTGGATTACTGTCTTTCAAAAAACTAAACATTGGAGTCTGGAAGTTTTGGATGTATATGCCACTTCCAACGTTGCTCAGGAACTGGTTACCGATTATCTTATAGGAGTAATTACTTCTTGGACTTAAATACAGTCCTCCACCCAAACTTGCTGATTCTTCTTTGTTTTGTTGTTCAACTGCTTTATTGTTCTTTAATGTACTGTTTGTCATGTTAAACGTAACATCATAACCATAAGGATTAGCTATAGCACCACCACGTGATGCAGTGTTACCCGTGAATGTACAGCTTGTGATCGTTGTAGTAGTCTGAGAATCCATGTAGATGGCACCACCTTCATAATATGCAGTGTTACCTGTGAATGTAGATTCCGTGATTGTTGCTGTTCCATCGCATTGGTAAATTGCACCACCTTCATAAGCACTGTTACCTATGAATGTAGAACGATTTACAGTTAAATTTCCATCATTCATGATGGCTCCACCATATTCAGATCCGGTGTTGCCTTTGAAAGTACAGTCCTTTATTATTGCAGTAGCATCCTCATAGTTGTAGATTGCACCACCACCATAGTTATTGACAGAATAATCGCCATTGTTAGTTCCGTTTATGAATGTTAAATTCTGAATTGTAACAGTTCCACTGTGAATGTTGAATATCCAATTAGTGCCTGCTCCGTTTATTATGGTTCCTGTTTGGCTTTGACCAATGAGGTTCATACTGTAACCGATTGTTATGTTTGTGTTGCCTTCTCCACTGTAAACACCATTTGCTATGTGCACAGTTCCGTTTTCAGCAGCTGATCCAACTCCCTTCTGTATTGTAAGATAAGGAGCCTCTGCACTTCCATTGTTGGTGTCTGAACCATTGGTACTCACATAAACCTGGGAAGCAGTACCAACAGGAATAGCACTGACACTGGATACTGAAACCAGAATAGCAAAAATAGCAAGCATAATGAACATAAACTGTGTTTTAGTAGGTTTTATTTGTTTTTGCATCTTTTCACCTCCTTTATGCTCGATCAGTGTAGCACTCCTTTTAAAGAACCTTGCTTTTTTTAATGGCACACTTGAAACAATGGTTTTAAGTGAAAAACTCCACTAAAAATTGCAACAAAGTTTATTAGTAAGTGATACACACTAATATGAAAAGTTATAACTTATATTAATATTTAACTAAAAAAATCCCAATAAAAGACTTTAAATACTGCAACAATCACCAAAAATTCATTAAAAAAGTGAACATCCTCCCAAGGTAGAATCATATATTTCATCCCATTATCATTTCAGTTTTTAAATACCTTCCCTGAAAAAACACTTATAAATATTAATACCAAAAATTCTCAACCCTTTTAAGATTCCTAAATTCAATTAAATAACGTAATATCGTGAAATATATCTTAAAAATAAGATTTCATGTTAAACATTGATTATACATTAAAATTTAATAAAAAAAAGGTTATTTTTAAGTTTTAATATTCTCCTTAGCTGGATCCAAAGACTGTTCAAAGCCCCTCAACGAACCTAACGATGTAATCAACTGTAATATCCTGCTGTTTTTCCCTTGTTATGGTGCTGTTGTTGTCACCAGCCTGCACACCGTAGTCACCGAAGTTGTAGTGGTTGCCTCCAGGTATGGTTATGAAGGTGGTGTTTGCAGGGAACTTGTCCAGATTTTTAGAGATATCTTCAGCTGTTGCCAGCCCGTCAAGGGATCCCCTGATTGAAAGGGCTTTGAAAGTGGCATTTGATGCATTTGTGGAGGGATAAGCTGCCAGGTATATGACTCCTCTGATTTTATCCTGATGCTTCATGGCGTATTCAGATGCAAAAACTCCACCGAGTGAATGACCCCCAATCACCCATTCATCGATCTCTCCATGTTTAGCTATGACAGCACCTGCTTTATCACTACCAAAAAATGCCAGGTTGAATGGCATTTTAACAATGATTGTTGTGTATCCTTTTTGAGCAAGTTTAGAAGCCATGACTGAGTAAGCTTCAGCCTGAATCTTGGCTCCAGGGTAAATTATGATTCCAGTTGTGCTCTTATTTGTGGTGGGAGTGAATGTGATGTAATCAGAGCTATCTGATACACTGTAAGTTTCTGTTGATTTAAGCGCAGTTAAAGCCTTGCTATCAGCGTGATAGTAATCAGAAACATAGAAAGTGAATGCTGCAGCTATTATGAGAAATACAGCTAAAACAGTTAGTAAAATCAGCTTCTTTTTGGAATTTACATATTTCATGATTATGTCTCCCATTCAGAAGGTACCTGACTCTTATTTTAATTAGATCTACAGCCACTAAACATTTTTTTAAATTCAAAGGCATCTGCAGGAAGTATGACTTAAAATTTTGTCTTTAAGTTCAAATTTACTGATTTTTTTAAGTATTCAAAGTTTGTCACTTGTTTTTTGAAGAAATTCTGTTTATATCTTTTAGATTTCAAACATGAAAAAGATTAGGGTTTAGTGAGATTGAATCTTTGGTTAAATGGATGGATTGATTTGTAAATTTGAAAAAGAGCATCATGAATACAATGCCAAGCCTAATTGATAATTAAAAACATCTAATTTTTTAAAAATTGAGTTTATGCAACTATTTCTAATGTACTGGTATTTCTAAAATTCCCTGCTCGTATTTTTGATGTATTTGATTTTTCTGAACTTTAAAACCGCATTTACTGCATTTAATTGATTTTTTAGTCTTTGTGGGTATCATAACACCCCGATCTTTTTTGTGAATTAACTCACTCATTATTCATCACCTTTTAAGTTAATAGTATCATAGGTTTAATAATTAATAAATATTCCGATTTTAACCGCTCCAAATGGAGTAAAATAACTAGAATGTTGATAGTATAATTAGATCAATAATATTTCATAAACCTTATGTTCCTTTTACAAATTTCAGGACATTAAAACAGATATAAAACTCGGAGAAAGTTTAGAGGAAAATTTATAAAAAATTATAGGATTCAGATCATTTTTAGTTAATAGAAAGGTTCAGTTTTAACATGGAAAAAATGTATCGAATTTTCTTAACTATCCACTACACTACCTAATATGTTTTCAGTAGCTTTAAAGCTTCGGTTTTTTTAAGGGAAGTTTTTCTAATTTTCATGAAACTTTTAGAGGAAATGCTCCAGAATGCCCATAACAATTTATTGGTTCGGTTAAAGATATAAAAACAAAACCCTGTGAAACTCAGTGAATTGGATGAAAAGAATGAGATTTTATGGGTTTGGGAGTAATACTATGACAGAACACAAACAGGTCGAAGTTGAGGTAGATGAAGATTTTTGCATCCTTGTGGATGAGGGACTGGAGGATATTGTTAAGAACTTCTTTCACTGGGAGATCGAAACCTGCAACTCTTGTATAGATTATAAAGGTTCAGTATGGATAGAATTTTGTGACTTTCATGATTGGGAGCAGTTTTTAGAGTTATCATTGAGAAACAACATTGCAGTAAACGGAAATGGTTACAAACGTGAAACTCTATGGACTTTTCTCCAGGAAAAATCCAAGGCAAAGGTTGTATTCGATGAGGAAGTCATAGACAATCCAAATGAGGAAGATGGATTTGTAGGAACAGGAGTTCTTGTGATCTGTGTTGGTTTGAACTTTCCCAATGAACTGCTGAATGAATTTAAAGAGCTGTTATTTGAGGTTTTACCCCTTGAATGATCCTATTTTTTTTAATTCAAGTAGCCAATACACCATCCCATGCCGAGTTTCAAATGGAGTAACAAAGTAATATATTTCACTAAAAGAAGATGTTTTATAATTTGCATCCACATAATTAAGTAAAATACCCATTTATCAGTTTAAAGCTTTGAAGAGGTTGTAAATGCCGTGAATAGAGTGTTTATCTAATATTTTTGGCTTTTGTTTTAGCATATACCTCTTTCATATTCACATTTATCCTGATTTATCGTCTTTCAGACAAGACAGAAATAAAGTCTTTTTATCAATTTAGGAAAAATCTTAAAAATAAGTGATAATGACCAATAAATGCACGTGACAGACCCTTAATCTGCCCATTAAAGACTATTTTAAAACCATTTAAACTGTATTTGAAGAACAAGCTGATCCCCTCTGTGTAGAAAGATTTGGTCAATCGGCCTGACTCGGTAAAGACCTGGAGCTGAACCCCCCCCTTGGGTGCAGCACCCTATTTACTTGTGTAATGACCCAATTTTTACCCAATAAGCTGCACTCCCCTTCACCCCCATTTTTTTCTATGTCTAATATTGTTTGGATTGGACAATTTCAAATGTAATAATAGTTACTATCTTCAATTTCAGCTTGGGGTGCTATACTCAAATATATATTATGTTAATTTTGAAAATATAATATTACAATTTTTTTAAAGGGAGGTTAAAATGCAATTTAAAAGAAAGACTGAGGGAAAAAATTCCATTTCAAAAATTGTTAACTGGAAATTATATATAATTTTACTAATTGCAAGTATCTTTGGAGCGATAGCTATATGGCCATACATTCTCACGCTTCAAGGAGACTTACTTCAAAGTTCATCAATACCTTTATACAAGGTCGTGGCTGCTCAGCTTATCCAGACCATGGCCCTGTCTGCTTTTACCATCTTTATTGGCCTTTATCTTGCCAAAAAAGTTGGACTTGGACTTCCAATCCTTGAAGGATGGCTTGAAGGCAGGGAAGTTAAAAGCTATTTGAAATCCATACTTGGAATATCCATTGGGCTTGGATTATTAGCTGGTATCCTGATAATCGGACTTGATTATTTCTTTTCCTTTGCAGGTGTGTCAATCAATCTAACTCAATCTTCAATAAATCCTCCTGCATGGCAGGGATTCCTAGCATCTTTCTATGGTGGAATAAATGAAGAAATCCTGTTAAGATTATTCTTAATGACTTTCATTGCATGGATAATCTTTAAAATCAAAAAAACAGAGGAAGGAAAACCAACAAACAACGGCATGTGGTTAGCTATTGTTTTAGCTGCAGTTATCTTTGGAGCCGGACATTTACCAGCAGCAATGGCTCTAACAACACTCACACCCCTGGTAATTGTCCGTACCATTATTCTAAATGCTGTTGGTGGAATTATATTTGGATGGCTTTACTGGAAAAAGGGCTTAGAATCAGCTATGATATCTCATTTCTCTGCAGATATCGTGTTGCACGTAATCGTGCCATTGACAGTGTTGATTTAAAGCATAGATTTTAAATCTCTTTTTTTTAAATTTTTTACCAAAATTATGGGTTTAAAATTTTTTTAAGTTCCAGCTTGTGGCTAACAACCCGTAGTTGGGAGGCTATAACATCATAGTTATACGTATAACAAAAATTAGGGTTACACTTCAGAGATTCAAATCATAGGAGTAATGAATTGAATTTTTAAGTGTAAAAAGACCTATTATCCGTAATTTCACAGATTATGAGGGCGGCCTAGGTTCAATTCCCCCAATGGATCCTGTTAATTATCACCCCAAAAATGCAAAGGGGCCTTGGCTTTCAGTTGATTTTCTTCTTCTTTTAACAAAAATAATAACTGATGATAATGATCATACGGTTTCTGCCTGAAAGGGTGCAGGTGAGGGGTTCAGCTTTAAGTAGGACATTCCCACCTTAAGGGGCATTTATGGGCCTTCAGTCTACATCTATATTTATAAGTGTGCTTCCATTTTTAATAAGTGGAAATGAAAATAGATTATTGGATGGTGATAGAGTATGAAAATTAAGTACACTACCCTGATAGTTGATGATATGGATGAGTCAGTTAAATTCTATACAGAAGTTATGGGATTTGAAATAGATAGCCAATACAACCTGGGACCCGCAGGAACAATCACATTACTGAAAGGGGATGGGGATGCTATGATAGAGCTTATAAAAAATCCATTAGATGAAACTGGTCTGTTCTCGGTGGGAATGGATGTTGAAGACATAAACACCACAGTGAAAGAGCTCAAATCAAAAGGTGCCAAAATCACCATGGAACCCACACCAATAACAGTTGGAACCCTAGCCTTCCTAGAAGACCCAAACGGAATCAGAATAGCACTAATTCAACACCACTAATCCCATTTTTTAAAATTTTACTAAACCTCCAGTGGAGCAAACAGGAACTTTGATAACAGGAGGATCTGGGATATAAAAATCCACTTCTTCTGTTATCTACGATTTAAAAGTGCCACGTAACAGACTGCGAATTTTTTGAAGATAATTGAAAGGAATCCGAACCTACCCGTTGGGATTAAATTGCCTAGCCTGGACTTGAAATAAAAAAGGCTTAACAATATGTAACTCCACACCATTTCTACTTTATCAGCTGCCAAGACTCAGGCTTTTTTTTGTAGTTTTCACCATAACTTTTCTACTGTAGAAATTACTCTTTCTGTGAAGGCTTAAACATGTCCATCCCTCAAAAAAAGGTATTTTAAAACTTATTTTTTATTAAATGGTGAATTTCAGATGGAACCCGACCAATGGACTCCAAGAAAATTATATGTGGCTTTGATTATATGTAACGTTATGGCAGGATCAATAAATTTGTGGGGAGGAGCCTTATCTTTAATTTTAGGGGTTGGTGCAGTAATCCTCGCTGCGTTGAATAATCAAAATTGGCCAATGTTCTTATTATTAGCAATATTTATATTTTTAATCACATTTAGCCGGGAACTAAGGTCTGATTCTAAAAAATAAAAGAGTATATAGTAACAAAACCTCAAATGCATGTACTTCATGACCACAATTAGTTCATGATAATCTATAAACCTTGATGTTGCCCTGGCTGAATAGCAGTGTGCCCCTGCTTATCCAAGCAGAGTTACCCATATTCAATGATCCTCCACCCCTGTTGGCTTCTGCAAGGTTGCCTAAAGCTCCGGGCATT comes from the Methanobacterium aggregans genome and includes:
- a CDS encoding ABC transporter permease produces the protein MLDIAFKDFKAKKGRTAMCIIGIVVCVLLIGTVNLVLYEMESGLKGDLGTVNGKLYFEKNGTSYPPSGSIISESLGNELLNRSEVDQSKSTKALFVPIQGSDNAQYTMMVGITPGKEQAFIQNAKVTGKSSLVGESDNAVIIGSETAKNYNATVGSTITVQGNKYKVIGIMKKVGSGWPLTIDNSIIMSLSHAQSVMDMSGLVSTVIISPTGSIDNAETSLQDAYPNYTIYSQKDTQKTIDDNLSQIRIFMNMISTFIFVVSVIIIMIVMMMSVKERTKEIGTMRAIGTSKKKILALIIYESLILSLIGGVIGILLMSPTYSMLGVLMGAKNVNFLSFNIPSAIVTQILAIVFVIGTFSGLIPAYIATRISPIDALRYE
- a CDS encoding ABC transporter ATP-binding protein — encoded protein: MKSLVKGEGLWKTYKLDSTEVHALKGLNITVDEGEFVSIMGPSGSGKSTLLNMIGGLDTPTKGDLYIGDRKKSSMKDSELTKMRAENIGYIFQTFNLLPALTVRGNVEFPMRNLSGDKKLNKQSRIKRAEECVEMVGLGHRMNQLPSKLSGGERQRVAIARSLVNHPKFILADEPTGNLDSIATANIIELLHQVNDEGTNVIMVTHDVETTKDTRVMRIKDGLIED
- a CDS encoding pyridoxamine 5'-phosphate oxidase family protein, which codes for MDFEDCIKFANETPVCYLATADRDQPRVRALGFWFADETGFYFQIGSMKDMYGQLQANPKVEACFWQPDEQTGTMMRVAGEIEFVNDPELKKKVLEDRPFLKEFGMTFDHPGLIIFRIAKGEAYFWTMQTNFEPKKMIEF
- a CDS encoding alpha/beta fold hydrolase, producing MKYVNSKKKLILLTVLAVFLIIAAAFTFYVSDYYHADSKALTALKSTETYSVSDSSDYITFTPTTNKSTTGIIIYPGAKIQAEAYSVMASKLAQKGYTTIIVKMPFNLAFFGSDKAGAVIAKHGEIDEWVIGGHSLGGVFASEYAMKHQDKIRGVIYLAAYPSTNASNATFKALSIRGSLDGLATAEDISKNLDKFPANTTFITIPGGNHYNFGDYGVQAGDNNSTITREKQQDITVDYIVRFVEGL
- a CDS encoding CPBP family intramembrane glutamic endopeptidase, which codes for MQFKRKTEGKNSISKIVNWKLYIILLIASIFGAIAIWPYILTLQGDLLQSSSIPLYKVVAAQLIQTMALSAFTIFIGLYLAKKVGLGLPILEGWLEGREVKSYLKSILGISIGLGLLAGILIIGLDYFFSFAGVSINLTQSSINPPAWQGFLASFYGGINEEILLRLFLMTFIAWIIFKIKKTEEGKPTNNGMWLAIVLAAVIFGAGHLPAAMALTTLTPLVIVRTIILNAVGGIIFGWLYWKKGLESAMISHFSADIVLHVIVPLTVLI
- a CDS encoding VOC family protein, producing MKIKYTTLIVDDMDESVKFYTEVMGFEIDSQYNLGPAGTITLLKGDGDAMIELIKNPLDETGLFSVGMDVEDINTTVKELKSKGAKITMEPTPITVGTLAFLEDPNGIRIALIQHH